A genomic region of Ewingella sp. CoE-038-23 contains the following coding sequences:
- a CDS encoding DUF1107 domain-containing protein produces the protein MRIFQRYNPLKVAKYVKTLFRGRLYIKDVGAFEFDHGKILLPKVRDKRHFSVMSEVNRQVMHLQAEMG, from the coding sequence AATCTTCCAGCGCTACAATCCGTTGAAAGTAGCCAAGTATGTTAAGACGTTGTTCCGCGGTCGTTTGTATATTAAAGATGTCGGCGCATTTGAGTTCGACCATGGCAAAATTTTATTGCCGAAAGTACGTGATAAGCGCCATTTTAGTGTGATGTCTGAAGTTAACCGTCAGGTTATGCATCTTCAGGCCGAAATGGGCTAA
- a CDS encoding DNA-3-methyladenine glycosylase I, with the protein MSKASSNTESGLIVAEDGTPRCFWQPSMPDYHDNEWGHPVVDDQRLFEKICLEGFHSGMSWKLIYNKREHFRRAFNDFDFHLVAQFDQQDVERLMQDASIVRNRAKILSTINNAKRAIELVQEAGSLAAWIWQFEPSPQERPETVNLAYWHENTTSAASLAMSKALKKRGWTFVGPITTYSLMQALGLVNDHLEGCICRQEVEALRAKLKRPV; encoded by the coding sequence TTGAGCAAAGCATCGAGCAATACAGAATCAGGGCTGATCGTGGCTGAAGACGGGACGCCTCGCTGCTTCTGGCAACCAAGCATGCCGGACTATCACGATAACGAATGGGGCCATCCGGTGGTGGATGACCAGCGGCTGTTTGAAAAAATCTGTCTCGAAGGCTTTCATTCGGGCATGTCGTGGAAGCTGATTTATAACAAGCGCGAGCATTTCCGCCGGGCTTTCAACGACTTCGACTTCCATCTTGTCGCGCAATTCGACCAGCAGGACGTTGAGCGGCTGATGCAAGACGCCAGCATTGTGCGTAACCGGGCGAAAATCCTCTCCACCATTAACAATGCCAAACGCGCGATTGAACTGGTGCAAGAAGCTGGCTCCCTGGCGGCGTGGATATGGCAGTTTGAGCCGTCGCCGCAGGAGCGGCCGGAAACCGTCAATCTGGCTTACTGGCATGAAAACACCACCAGCGCCGCCTCTCTCGCCATGTCCAAAGCCCTGAAAAAGCGCGGCTGGACCTTTGTCGGGCCAATCACCACCTATTCATTAATGCAGGCGCTGGGGCTGGTGAACGATCATCTCGAAGGTTGTATTTGTCGTCAGGAAGTGGAGGCGCTGCGAGCAAAGCTGAAACGGCCGGTTTGA
- a CDS encoding hemolysin family protein has translation MLNSILLILLLIAISAFFSLSEISLAASRKIKLKQLADEGNVNASRVMKLQETPGLFFTVVQIGLNAVAILGGIVGDAAFSPAFQTFFIRFMSPELADQVSFICSFVLVTSLFILFADLTPKRIGMISPETVAVRIVNPMRFCLMICRPMVWFFNGMANMIFRLFKLPMVRNDDITSDDIYAVFEAGALAGVLRKQEHELIENVFELESRTVPSSMTSRESVIYFDLRESEDSIKQKIATHPHSKFLVCDGHIDQVVGYVDSKDLLNRVLGNQSLMLSSGVQIRSALIVPDTLTLSEALESFKAAGEDFAVILNEYALVVGIITLNDVMTTLMGDLVGQGMEEQIVARDENSWLIEGGTPIEDVMRVLHIEEFPQSGNYETIGGFMMFMLRKIPKRTDFVKFSGYKFEVVDIDSYKIDQLLVTRITDKPVAPLLPKTPQEIKDEKAANKLAEKNGDH, from the coding sequence ATGTTAAACAGTATCTTACTGATTCTTTTACTCATCGCGATCAGTGCCTTTTTCTCCCTGTCGGAGATATCGCTGGCCGCTTCTCGAAAAATTAAACTTAAACAGTTGGCAGACGAAGGAAACGTCAATGCCTCCCGTGTTATGAAATTGCAGGAAACCCCTGGCCTGTTCTTCACCGTGGTACAAATTGGTCTGAACGCCGTCGCCATTCTTGGTGGTATTGTCGGTGATGCGGCCTTCTCCCCTGCTTTCCAGACGTTCTTTATTCGCTTCATGTCGCCGGAATTGGCGGATCAAGTCAGCTTCATCTGTTCCTTCGTCCTGGTCACTAGTCTGTTTATTCTGTTTGCTGACCTCACGCCGAAGCGCATCGGTATGATTTCACCTGAGACGGTTGCCGTCCGTATAGTCAACCCGATGCGTTTCTGCCTCATGATTTGCCGCCCTATGGTCTGGTTCTTCAACGGCATGGCAAATATGATTTTCCGCCTGTTCAAACTGCCAATGGTGCGCAACGACGACATTACCTCCGACGACATTTACGCCGTGTTTGAAGCCGGTGCGTTGGCGGGCGTGCTGCGCAAGCAGGAGCACGAGCTGATTGAAAACGTGTTTGAGCTTGAATCTCGTACCGTGCCTTCTTCCATGACCTCCCGCGAAAGCGTGATCTACTTTGACCTGCGCGAGAGCGAAGACAGCATCAAACAGAAGATTGCCACCCATCCGCACTCGAAGTTTCTGGTGTGTGACGGTCATATCGATCAGGTCGTGGGCTATGTCGATTCCAAAGACCTGCTGAACCGCGTGTTGGGCAATCAGAGCCTAATGTTGAGCAGCGGCGTGCAGATTCGCTCGGCGCTGATTGTGCCGGACACCCTGACCCTCTCCGAGGCGCTGGAAAGCTTCAAGGCCGCCGGGGAAGACTTCGCGGTTATCCTCAACGAATACGCGCTGGTCGTGGGCATCATCACCCTGAATGACGTGATGACCACCCTGATGGGCGATTTGGTCGGTCAGGGTATGGAAGAGCAGATTGTCGCCCGTGACGAGAATTCATGGCTTATCGAAGGCGGTACGCCAATCGAAGACGTGATGCGCGTGCTGCATATCGAAGAGTTCCCGCAGTCTGGCAACTATGAAACCATCGGCGGCTTCATGATGTTCATGCTGCGTAAAATCCCGAAACGCACCGATTTCGTCAAGTTCTCGGGCTACAAGTTTGAAGTGGTAGACATCGACAGCTACAAGATTGACCAGCTGCTGGTGACTCGCATCACTGACAAACCGGTCGCGCCTCTGCTGCCAAAAACGCCGCAAGAGATCAAAGATGAGAAAGCCGCGAACAAGCTGGCTGAGAAAAACGGCGACCACTAA
- the msrA gene encoding peptide-methionine (S)-S-oxide reductase MsrA — MVQQSDKNSSDKTQRVKQEDALTGRTTPMPVATTHAVTSHSMTHVPDEMNVAIFAMGCFWGVERLFWQQEGVYSTAAGYTGGFTPNPTYREVCTGQTGHAEAVRVVFDPAIISYEKLLQIFWENHDPAQGMRQGGDIGTQYRSAIYVLSEAQQDAALASLQRFQDAMDAANDKRHITTEISEALPFYYAEDDHQQYLFKNPEGYCGLGGIGVCLPPTR; from the coding sequence TTGGTTCAACAATCTGATAAAAATAGCTCTGACAAAACTCAACGGGTGAAGCAAGAAGACGCCTTAACCGGCCGCACCACGCCAATGCCCGTTGCGACCACTCACGCCGTGACCAGCCACTCCATGACTCACGTTCCCGATGAAATGAACGTGGCAATCTTCGCCATGGGCTGTTTCTGGGGCGTTGAGCGCCTGTTCTGGCAGCAAGAAGGGGTTTACAGCACGGCGGCAGGTTACACCGGCGGCTTCACCCCCAACCCGACCTACCGCGAAGTGTGCACCGGCCAGACCGGCCATGCCGAAGCGGTGCGCGTGGTGTTCGATCCGGCCATCATCAGCTATGAAAAGCTGCTGCAAATTTTCTGGGAAAATCACGATCCTGCGCAGGGCATGCGTCAGGGTGGCGATATCGGCACTCAGTACCGCTCGGCGATTTACGTGCTTAGCGAAGCGCAGCAGGACGCCGCCCTGGCGAGCCTCCAGCGTTTCCAGGATGCTATGGACGCCGCCAACGACAAGCGCCACATCACCACGGAAATCAGCGAAGCGCTGCCTTTCTACTATGCCGAAGATGACCACCAGCAATACCTGTTCAAGAACCCAGAGGGTTATTGCGGGTTAGGCGGCATTGGCGTTTGTCTGCCACCGACGCGCTGA
- the tamA gene encoding autotransporter assembly complex protein TamA — protein sequence MAAKVRLQLEGLEGDLQKNVRVRLSSIQSDEVGADGRFRARVSAAIQQGLRPLGYYQPTIDFDYRATPPPGRPVLIAKVTPGIPVKIAGTSVVIEGQASKDDEFEALKKSRVPAVGTILNHGTYDNFKSALTGAAVRKGYFDADMRKSQLGVIEDEHKAFWDIQFDSGDRYHFGQVNFQGSQIREEYLQNLVPFHQGDYYSSSDLAELNRRLSATGWFNSVVVAPDFSDAKATKTLPLNAVVTPRTRNTLETGVGYSTDVGPRIKANWKKPWVNDRGQSIESTINLSGPEQSLDLSYKIPLLKAPLEQYYLVQGGFKREDLNDTKSDSSTVNLARYWDLSSGWQRAVNLRWSLDHFTQGNVTNTTMLIYPGVSANRTRQRGGLMPTWGDSQRYSLDVSDTTWGSDVDFAVVQAQNVWIRTLAEKNRFVVRGNLGWIETNDFERVPPSLRFFAGGDRSIRGYKYKSLSPRDSDGKLTGASKLATGSLEYQYNVTGKWWGAVFVDSGEAVNDIAKSNVKTGAGVGVRWASPIGPVKFDIAAPVADKDEHGLQFYIGLGPEL from the coding sequence ATGGCGGCGAAAGTGCGCTTGCAGTTGGAAGGTCTGGAAGGCGACCTGCAAAAGAACGTCCGTGTCCGACTCTCCTCAATTCAGAGTGACGAAGTGGGGGCGGACGGGCGTTTCCGCGCGCGCGTCAGTGCGGCTATCCAGCAAGGCCTAAGGCCGCTGGGGTATTACCAACCGACTATCGATTTCGACTATCGAGCGACTCCGCCGCCGGGCCGTCCGGTGCTGATTGCCAAAGTCACGCCGGGCATTCCGGTGAAAATCGCCGGGACCAGCGTGGTGATTGAAGGTCAGGCGAGCAAGGACGATGAGTTTGAAGCGCTAAAGAAGTCGCGCGTCCCAGCCGTGGGCACCATCCTCAATCACGGAACCTATGACAATTTCAAAAGCGCGCTGACCGGCGCTGCCGTGCGTAAGGGCTACTTTGACGCAGATATGCGCAAGAGCCAGCTCGGCGTGATAGAAGATGAACACAAGGCGTTCTGGGATATCCAATTCGACAGCGGCGATCGCTATCACTTTGGGCAAGTGAATTTCCAAGGCTCGCAAATCCGCGAAGAATATCTGCAAAATCTGGTGCCGTTCCATCAGGGCGACTACTACAGCTCCTCAGATCTGGCGGAGTTGAACCGCCGTCTGTCCGCGACGGGCTGGTTTAACTCGGTGGTGGTCGCGCCTGATTTTAGCGACGCCAAAGCCACCAAAACGCTGCCGCTGAACGCCGTGGTGACGCCGCGAACCCGCAACACCTTAGAAACCGGTGTGGGTTACTCCACCGACGTCGGCCCGCGCATCAAAGCCAACTGGAAGAAGCCGTGGGTCAACGACCGCGGCCAGAGCATTGAAAGTACCATTAACCTCTCAGGCCCGGAGCAGTCGTTGGACCTGAGCTATAAAATCCCCCTGCTGAAAGCGCCTCTCGAGCAATATTATCTGGTGCAGGGCGGCTTCAAACGTGAAGACCTCAATGACACGAAATCGGACTCCAGCACCGTCAATCTGGCGCGTTACTGGGATCTGAGCAGCGGATGGCAGCGCGCGGTTAACCTACGCTGGAGCCTCGACCACTTTACCCAAGGTAATGTCACCAACACCACCATGCTGATTTATCCGGGCGTGAGTGCCAACCGCACCCGCCAGCGCGGCGGTTTGATGCCAACCTGGGGCGACTCCCAGCGCTACTCGCTCGACGTGTCTGATACCACCTGGGGATCGGACGTCGACTTCGCGGTGGTGCAGGCGCAAAACGTCTGGATCCGCACCTTGGCGGAGAAAAATCGCTTCGTGGTGCGCGGGAATTTAGGCTGGATTGAAACCAACGACTTCGAGCGCGTGCCGCCATCCCTGCGCTTCTTCGCCGGTGGTGACCGCAGTATTCGCGGCTATAAATACAAATCTCTGTCGCCAAGAGACAGTGACGGCAAGCTGACCGGTGCGTCAAAACTGGCGACCGGCTCGCTCGAATACCAATACAACGTGACCGGAAAGTGGTGGGGCGCGGTGTTTGTTGACTCCGGCGAAGCCGTAAATGATATCGCCAAAAGCAATGTGAAAACCGGCGCGGGTGTGGGCGTTCGCTGGGCTTCCCCCATTGGGCCAGTCAAGTTCGACATTGCCGCGCCCGTGGCGGACAAAGATGAGCATGGATTGCAGTTTTACATCGGTTTGGGTCCAGAATTATGA
- the tamB gene encoding autotransporter assembly complex protein TamB, with product MSLFKKICIGFLIVLLLLLGTVAFLIGTQTGLHLVINSAQRFVPGLKIDSVEGGWRNLQLKGLHYQMPGVDVKAGEFHLSLDLSCFKNSALCVNAIGLSDVDVAVKTNEMAPSQPAAEPENSEPLTNLSTPYPITLRALTLNNVNVTLDDRAISLGEFSTGAQWTDRSLHLTPTHIGGLLIALPKTPANPLPEVVQAAQDKAVEKATGKPAEKPVEAPPEKPLGETLQELFAKPLLPELPDFRLPLDLNIEQLTADNLRLTGDTDVLITRFALKASSQDQIVKLEQLQVRSPQGSLDGVGQATLENNWPVDMTLNTALNVDPIKGEKIKLKVGGGLRDKLDLGINLSGPVRAQLALQTQLAEAGLPLNLTLNSDALQWPLTGTPQYQVKGFKLKFSGKATDYALSLHSDFSGDQIPPATLTVDGKGNVEQFKLTLLRLAALQGNTDLTGIVDWSKAISWNALLTLNGINTAKQYPDWPAKLQGKIATRGSLYGGSWQMQIPTLELDGNVKQNLVKARGNLRGNNYGQWDIPQLHLELGRNNIDVKGSLSDKWALDANIDAQHLDGALPGLGGVAKGMIQVRGDLKAPKLLADLTASRLKWQALTINRVDIKGDVSSAEQIQGNLAVRIQQLKQDALDISNLTLDAKGNEKQHQLKLNVEGKPVSGQLALTGSFDRATEQWKGNINNTLFDTPVGAWRLNRSIALEYFNKEQRVTVGPHCWQNPNADLCVPKTIDAGASGQASLQLNRFDLAMLKPFLGDDTKLSGVFTGKANVAWKADGGLPQGSVSLVGNGVKVQQLVSGNPLPIAFDTLNLNAGMNNGRATLDWLIKLTNNGQFDGNVQIADPQNRRNLSGTVNINRISMALIQPILADGEKASGLLNANLRLGGNAQKPQVFGRLALSDIDFDAEFMPFDVTSGNLNINFNGMSSLMDGVIRTAHGQLALNGDADWSVLNAWRARIAAKGDRVRVSVPPMVRLDVSPDVVFEATPQLFSLNGRVDIPWARITVQELPESAVGVSSDEVMLNDQRQPIAAPSTSIPINSNLMVNIGDDVRLDAFGLKARLKGALKVAQDKHGLGLNGQIDIPSGRFHAYGQDLIVRKGQLLFSGPADQPLLNLEAIRNPDSTENNVIAGLRVTGEADSPKLEIFSDPVMSQEQALSYLLRGQGLDSSGADSGAMTSMLIGMGVAQSGKLVGKIGEAFGVSNLALDTQGVGDNSQVVVSGYVLPGLQVKYGVGIFDSLATLTLRYRLMPKLYLEAVSGIDQALDLLYQFEF from the coding sequence ATGAGTTTGTTTAAAAAGATCTGTATTGGTTTCCTCATCGTTCTGCTGTTGCTGCTGGGCACGGTGGCGTTTCTTATCGGCACGCAGACGGGCCTGCATCTGGTTATCAACAGCGCCCAGCGCTTTGTCCCCGGCCTGAAGATCGACAGCGTTGAGGGCGGCTGGCGCAACCTCCAGTTGAAAGGCCTGCATTACCAAATGCCGGGCGTGGATGTGAAAGCGGGCGAGTTCCACCTGTCGCTCGACCTCTCGTGCTTTAAAAACAGCGCGCTGTGCGTCAACGCCATTGGCCTGAGTGACGTGGACGTGGCGGTGAAAACCAATGAAATGGCGCCGTCACAGCCCGCCGCTGAACCAGAAAACAGCGAGCCGCTGACCAACCTCAGTACGCCGTACCCCATCACGCTGCGCGCGCTGACGCTCAATAATGTCAATGTGACCCTCGACGACCGCGCCATTTCGCTGGGTGAATTCAGCACTGGCGCGCAGTGGACGGATCGCTCGCTGCATCTGACACCGACTCATATCGGCGGCCTGCTGATTGCCCTGCCGAAGACCCCTGCTAACCCTCTGCCAGAGGTGGTTCAAGCCGCGCAAGATAAAGCCGTGGAGAAAGCCACCGGCAAACCGGCCGAAAAACCGGTTGAAGCCCCGCCAGAGAAGCCGCTGGGTGAAACGCTGCAAGAGCTGTTTGCCAAGCCGCTGCTGCCAGAACTGCCTGACTTCCGCCTGCCGCTGGATTTGAATATTGAGCAACTGACGGCGGACAATTTACGCCTGACGGGGGATACCGACGTGTTGATCACCCGTTTCGCCCTTAAAGCCAGCTCGCAGGATCAGATTGTGAAGCTTGAGCAGCTGCAAGTGCGTTCGCCGCAAGGCTCGCTAGACGGTGTCGGCCAAGCGACGCTGGAAAACAACTGGCCGGTGGACATGACGCTGAACACCGCGCTGAACGTCGATCCAATCAAAGGTGAGAAGATTAAGCTGAAGGTGGGCGGAGGTCTGCGCGATAAGCTGGATCTCGGCATTAACCTCTCAGGCCCGGTGCGCGCCCAGCTGGCGCTGCAAACCCAGCTCGCCGAGGCGGGCCTGCCGCTTAATCTGACCCTGAACAGTGACGCGCTGCAATGGCCGCTGACCGGCACGCCGCAGTATCAGGTCAAAGGCTTCAAACTGAAGTTTTCGGGGAAAGCGACGGATTACGCGCTCTCTCTGCACTCTGACTTCAGCGGCGACCAAATCCCTCCTGCCACCTTGACCGTGGATGGCAAAGGTAACGTCGAGCAGTTCAAACTGACCCTGCTACGCCTGGCCGCTCTGCAGGGTAATACTGACCTGACGGGCATTGTGGACTGGAGCAAGGCGATTAGCTGGAATGCCTTACTGACCCTGAATGGCATCAACACCGCCAAGCAGTATCCTGACTGGCCAGCCAAATTGCAGGGCAAAATCGCTACGCGCGGCAGCCTGTATGGCGGAAGCTGGCAGATGCAGATCCCGACGCTGGAGCTGGACGGCAACGTTAAGCAGAATCTGGTGAAGGCGCGCGGGAATCTGCGTGGCAACAACTACGGCCAGTGGGATATCCCTCAGCTGCATCTGGAGTTGGGCCGCAACAACATTGATGTGAAAGGCTCGCTCAGCGATAAATGGGCGCTGGATGCCAACATTGACGCCCAGCATCTGGATGGCGCGCTGCCGGGACTGGGCGGCGTCGCTAAAGGCATGATTCAGGTGCGCGGTGACTTGAAAGCGCCGAAGCTGCTGGCTGACCTGACCGCCAGCCGCCTCAAGTGGCAGGCGCTGACCATTAACCGGGTGGACATCAAAGGTGATGTCAGCTCGGCGGAGCAGATTCAGGGCAACCTCGCGGTTCGCATCCAACAGCTCAAGCAAGATGCTCTGGATATCAGTAACCTGACGCTAGATGCCAAAGGCAATGAGAAGCAGCATCAGCTTAAACTGAATGTCGAAGGAAAACCGGTTTCTGGCCAACTGGCCCTGACCGGCAGTTTCGACCGCGCCACAGAGCAGTGGAAAGGCAACATCAATAACACGCTGTTTGATACGCCAGTGGGCGCGTGGCGCTTGAATCGCTCGATTGCGCTGGAGTACTTCAACAAAGAGCAGCGCGTTACCGTCGGCCCGCACTGCTGGCAGAACCCTAATGCCGACCTTTGCGTGCCGAAAACCATCGACGCCGGTGCCAGCGGGCAGGCGAGTTTGCAGCTCAATCGCTTTGATTTGGCGATGCTCAAGCCTTTCCTCGGCGACGATACCAAGCTGAGTGGCGTGTTTACCGGCAAAGCCAACGTGGCGTGGAAAGCCGACGGCGGCTTGCCGCAGGGCAGCGTGTCGCTGGTGGGTAACGGCGTGAAGGTACAGCAACTGGTGAGTGGCAACCCCCTGCCTATCGCCTTCGACACCCTGAACCTAAATGCCGGCATGAACAACGGCCGCGCGACGCTGGACTGGTTAATCAAGCTGACCAATAACGGCCAGTTTGATGGCAACGTGCAAATCGCCGACCCGCAGAACCGCCGCAATCTCAGCGGGACGGTGAATATCAATCGCATCTCGATGGCGCTGATCCAGCCGATTCTGGCCGATGGCGAGAAGGCATCGGGCCTGCTCAACGCCAATCTGCGTCTGGGCGGCAACGCGCAGAAGCCGCAGGTGTTTGGCCGATTGGCGCTGTCCGATATCGACTTCGACGCCGAGTTTATGCCGTTTGATGTCACCAGCGGCAACCTGAATATCAACTTCAACGGCATGTCGTCGCTGATGGATGGGGTGATCCGCACCGCTCACGGCCAGCTGGCATTAAACGGCGACGCCGACTGGAGCGTGCTGAACGCGTGGCGCGCCAGAATTGCCGCCAAGGGCGACCGGGTGAGGGTTTCCGTGCCGCCGATGGTGCGACTGGACGTCTCGCCGGACGTGGTGTTTGAAGCCACGCCGCAGCTGTTCTCGCTCAACGGTCGGGTGGATATCCCGTGGGCGCGCATTACCGTGCAGGAGCTGCCGGAAAGCGCGGTGGGCGTCTCGTCCGATGAAGTGATGCTCAATGACCAGCGCCAGCCGATTGCGGCGCCGTCGACCTCGATCCCCATCAACAGCAATCTGATGGTGAATATCGGCGATGACGTGCGTCTCGACGCCTTCGGCCTGAAAGCCCGTCTGAAAGGGGCGCTCAAGGTCGCGCAGGATAAACACGGTCTGGGGTTAAACGGCCAGATTGATATTCCTTCCGGTCGTTTCCACGCTTACGGGCAGGACCTGATTGTGCGTAAAGGCCAGCTGCTTTTCTCCGGCCCGGCCGACCAGCCGCTGCTGAATCTGGAAGCGATTCGTAACCCAGACTCGACCGAAAATAACGTTATTGCCGGTTTACGTGTCACGGGCGAGGCGGATTCGCCTAAACTTGAAATATTCTCAGATCCGGTGATGTCGCAGGAACAAGCCTTGTCCTACCTGCTTCGCGGCCAAGGTTTGGACAGTTCTGGTGCCGATAGTGGCGCGATGACCTCAATGCTTATCGGGATGGGGGTTGCGCAAAGTGGTAAACTTGTGGGTAAAATCGGCGAAGCATTCGGTGTCAGCAATCTGGCGCTGGATACGCAGGGCGTGGGGGATAACTCTCAGGTGGTGGTCAGTGGCTATGTTTTACCGGGTCTTCAGGTGAAATACGGTGTCGGTATCTTCGACTCGCTGGCAACGCTGACTCTGCGTTATCGTTTGATGCCTAAACTTTACCTCGAAGCCGTTTCGGGTATCGATCAGGCATTGGATTTGCTTTATCAGTTTGAGTTTTAA
- a CDS encoding gamma-glutamylcyclotransferase family protein, with protein MRIIVYGSLRRKQGNSHWMTNAQWLGDHELEGYALYNLGHYPAAVPGDGKVYCEVYRITSSIMAELDELKSNTKDYKRELISTPYGSAWIYLYIRSLEGVPRIEGGDWLKRAEDVK; from the coding sequence ATGCGAATAATTGTTTATGGCAGTTTACGACGCAAGCAAGGCAACAGTCATTGGATGACGAACGCTCAGTGGTTGGGTGACCACGAGCTGGAAGGCTACGCGCTCTATAATCTGGGGCACTATCCGGCAGCCGTTCCAGGGGATGGAAAAGTCTATTGTGAAGTTTACCGCATCACGTCATCCATTATGGCTGAACTGGATGAACTGAAAAGTAATACAAAAGATTATAAACGTGAGCTGATTTCCACTCCGTACGGCAGTGCCTGGATCTACCTCTATATACGTTCGCTCGAAGGCGTACCGCGTATTGAAGGTGGTGATTGGCTCAAGCGTGCGGAAGATGTGAAGTAA
- the ppa gene encoding inorganic diphosphatase, whose protein sequence is MSLINVPAGKDLPEDIYVVIEIPANADPIKYEVDKDTGALFVDRFMSTAMFYPCNYGYINHTLSLDGDPVDVLVPTPYPLQPGSVIRCRPVGVLKMTDESGEDAKVVAVPHTKLSKEYDHIKDVNDLPELLRGQITHFFEQYKALEKGKWVKVDGWADAAAAKEEIVTSFERAKNK, encoded by the coding sequence ATGAGCTTAATCAATGTGCCGGCAGGCAAAGACTTGCCAGAAGATATCTACGTAGTTATCGAAATCCCAGCTAATGCTGATCCCATCAAATACGAAGTAGATAAAGATACCGGTGCACTGTTCGTGGATCGCTTCATGTCGACTGCGATGTTCTACCCATGCAACTACGGTTACATCAACCACACCCTGTCCCTTGATGGTGACCCGGTAGACGTGTTGGTCCCAACGCCGTACCCACTGCAACCAGGCTCGGTCATTCGCTGCCGTCCAGTTGGCGTGCTGAAAATGACCGACGAATCTGGCGAAGATGCCAAAGTTGTTGCAGTACCACACACCAAACTGAGCAAAGAGTACGATCACATTAAAGATGTGAACGACCTGCCAGAGCTGCTGCGCGGCCAGATCACCCACTTCTTCGAGCAGTACAAAGCGCTGGAAAAAGGCAAATGGGTTAAAGTTGACGGCTGGGCTGATGCTGCTGCCGCGAAAGAAGAGATCGTGACCTCTTTCGAACGCGCTAAAAACAAGTAA